In the Leclercia sp. LSNIH1 genome, one interval contains:
- a CDS encoding replication initiator protein A: protein MSSPPGQALQREQLDLFRALPGDMAPRDSQDLMAFPFFSLAKSRRTAPIDFRAGGITIRVEGTQEHGIATIWDADLLIWAASQIVEARDAGLRPSRWIRATPYEILRFIGRGTSLNDYLRLKAALDRLQSTTVATSIRETTGRRLHRFSWINEWKELADASGVPLGIELILPDWFYAGVLDAALVLTIDPAYFRLKGGIERWLYRLVRKHGGKQPGGWQFDFRHLHRKSGSAARFSDFAYDLRVLVARQSLPGYVLGIERMPDDGQELLTFRPVLHTARG, encoded by the coding sequence ATGTCCAGCCCGCCAGGGCAAGCCTTGCAGCGCGAACAGCTCGACCTGTTCCGCGCGCTGCCGGGCGACATGGCACCCCGCGACAGCCAGGACTTGATGGCCTTTCCGTTCTTCTCGCTGGCGAAGTCGCGGCGTACCGCGCCGATCGACTTCCGCGCCGGCGGCATCACCATCCGCGTGGAGGGTACGCAGGAGCACGGCATCGCAACGATATGGGATGCCGACCTGCTGATTTGGGCCGCCTCGCAGATCGTGGAGGCGCGCGACGCGGGCTTGCGCCCGTCGCGCTGGATACGCGCCACTCCCTACGAGATCCTGCGCTTCATCGGGCGCGGCACGTCTCTCAACGACTACCTGCGCCTGAAAGCCGCGCTCGACCGGCTGCAATCGACCACGGTGGCCACGTCCATCCGCGAAACCACGGGAAGGCGATTGCATCGCTTCTCGTGGATCAACGAGTGGAAGGAACTGGCCGATGCCAGCGGCGTGCCGCTGGGCATCGAACTGATCCTGCCGGACTGGTTCTATGCGGGCGTGCTCGATGCCGCCTTGGTGCTGACCATCGACCCAGCCTATTTCCGCTTGAAGGGCGGGATCGAGCGCTGGCTGTACCGCCTGGTGCGCAAGCACGGCGGCAAGCAGCCGGGCGGCTGGCAATTCGACTTCCGGCACCTGCACCGCAAGTCGGGCAGCGCTGCGCGCTTCTCCGACTTCGCTTACGACCTGCGCGTCCTGGTGGCGCGGCAGTCGCTGCCCGGCTACGTCCTGGGCATCGAGCGAATGCCGGACGACGGACAAGAACTGCTGACCTTCCGGCCCGTGCTGCACACGGCACGGGGATAA
- a CDS encoding patatin-like phospholipase family protein — translation MLATVVLTGCSTYRPWINPTLSDAALMSLAENDQRIRPSEVNQPVVVAVTLSGGGARAAAFGLGVLRELKATRFALEGQETTLLDQVFLVSGVSGGSILAAHFAAFGDATLTRFEPDFLLVPFEGRLIREALWPERLYRLTSPWFGRSQILAQRLDELFEGRTFGDVRRRPGAPELMITATDLTTGAPFDFTTEQFRLICSDLDATPLSFAVAASSAVPLVLSPVTVRNNANTCPPPLRSLPVRGQNYRSRILQSGIDSYLNAHDRPYIHLVDGGVSDNLGVRLMLDRLVASGSMSANFSEVKPGSLRRLVLVTVNSERGLSERVDSSDRVPSTTQVLESLIFGAGARETQVTLAMLNDDLQHWRSEIVRTRGQADSPFAADAEIYVVSVSLNDVPDDKIRHSLLRVPTAFTIEATDVLDLQTAGGEALRQSKEFMALIESLRRITAAKQTAPGTQLPLISN, via the coding sequence GTGCTGGCAACGGTAGTTCTGACAGGGTGTTCCACTTACCGTCCTTGGATCAACCCGACACTTTCCGACGCCGCCTTAATGTCTCTCGCCGAGAACGACCAACGCATCAGGCCGTCGGAGGTCAACCAACCGGTGGTTGTAGCGGTGACACTGTCAGGCGGGGGCGCTCGGGCGGCGGCCTTCGGCCTGGGCGTGCTGCGCGAACTCAAGGCCACACGCTTCGCGCTAGAGGGCCAGGAGACCACTCTGTTGGATCAGGTGTTCCTGGTCAGCGGAGTGTCGGGGGGCAGCATCCTTGCCGCGCACTTCGCGGCCTTCGGCGATGCCACGCTGACTCGTTTCGAGCCGGATTTTCTGCTTGTGCCTTTTGAGGGGCGACTCATACGTGAAGCTCTGTGGCCTGAGCGTCTTTATAGACTAACTTCACCTTGGTTTGGGCGCAGCCAGATCCTGGCTCAACGCTTGGACGAACTTTTTGAAGGCCGCACCTTTGGTGACGTGCGCCGACGACCGGGCGCGCCCGAACTGATGATCACGGCAACCGACCTCACGACCGGTGCCCCTTTCGATTTCACCACCGAGCAATTCCGGCTAATCTGTTCCGACCTCGATGCAACGCCGCTGTCTTTCGCGGTGGCGGCCTCGTCGGCAGTACCGCTGGTGCTGTCGCCCGTAACGGTGCGAAACAACGCCAATACCTGTCCGCCGCCTCTCCGATCTTTGCCTGTCAGAGGGCAAAATTACAGATCACGCATCCTGCAAAGCGGCATAGACAGCTACCTCAATGCGCACGATCGGCCCTATATCCACCTCGTGGACGGTGGTGTCTCCGACAACCTCGGCGTACGTCTGATGCTAGACCGGCTAGTAGCTTCGGGCTCAATGAGCGCCAATTTCTCGGAGGTCAAGCCCGGAAGCTTGCGCCGACTCGTGTTGGTGACGGTGAACTCCGAACGAGGACTGAGCGAGAGAGTGGACAGTAGCGACCGAGTTCCCAGCACGACGCAAGTACTTGAGTCGCTGATCTTCGGTGCCGGCGCTCGCGAGACCCAGGTGACGCTGGCCATGCTTAACGACGACCTGCAACACTGGCGTTCCGAGATTGTCCGCACCCGTGGCCAAGCGGACAGCCCCTTTGCGGCCGACGCAGAAATCTACGTAGTAAGCGTAAGTCTGAACGACGTGCCGGACGACAAGATCCGGCATTCGCTGCTGCGCGTGCCCACAGCCTTCACGATCGAGGCTACGGATGTCTTGGACCTGCAAACTGCGGGAGGCGAAGCACTGAGGCAATCCAAGGAGTTTATGGCATTGATTGAATCTCTAAGAAGAATCACAGCAGCCAAGCAGACTGCGCCTGGTACTCAGCTTCCCTTGATATCTAACTGA
- a CDS encoding helix-turn-helix transcriptional regulator: MRPAPLRPAAAAVAAPAQPQRYLTNDEAAEYLRLSPRTLEKQRVIGGGPKFRKFGRRVMYAVSDLDAWADQRSYEATSDPEYAERHAGDYRDGR; the protein is encoded by the coding sequence ATGCGACCCGCTCCCTTGCGGCCTGCCGCCGCTGCTGTCGCTGCGCCTGCGCAGCCCCAACGCTACCTGACCAACGACGAAGCCGCCGAGTACCTGCGCCTGTCGCCACGCACGCTGGAGAAACAGCGCGTGATCGGCGGCGGCCCGAAGTTCCGCAAGTTCGGCCGCCGCGTCATGTACGCGGTGTCCGACCTCGATGCCTGGGCCGACCAGCGCAGCTACGAGGCGACTTCCGACCCGGAATATGCCGAACGCCACGCGGGCGATTACCGTGATGGCCGCTGA
- a CDS encoding S26 family signal peptidase, with amino-acid sequence MTAPTTTPNAPDVAPRPRSRLRARIVLATLAAIGFAALAWAAFVSPLPRLTYNPSDSVAVGWYRIDPFDPRTASLPRPLSVDSIVLVPLPATAAALAAQRGYLPTRVPLLKRVGAVAPQHVCIVAGQVRIDGVPSAAVLPADRLGRALPSLQLCRRLEPGELLLLSVTNPASFDSRYFGPVSASAVIGVAHPVWPEIRP; translated from the coding sequence ATGACCGCCCCGACCACCACACCCAACGCGCCCGACGTGGCGCCGCGTCCTCGCTCACGCCTGCGCGCTCGCATCGTGCTGGCGACACTGGCCGCCATCGGCTTCGCTGCGCTGGCCTGGGCGGCTTTCGTGTCGCCGCTGCCGCGTCTGACCTACAACCCGTCCGACAGCGTGGCGGTCGGCTGGTATCGCATTGACCCGTTCGACCCGCGCACCGCCTCGCTGCCACGTCCGTTGTCCGTGGACAGCATCGTGCTGGTGCCGCTTCCGGCCACGGCTGCCGCGCTCGCTGCGCAGCGCGGCTACCTGCCGACGCGCGTTCCGCTGCTCAAACGTGTGGGCGCGGTCGCGCCGCAACACGTCTGCATCGTCGCCGGTCAGGTACGCATCGACGGCGTGCCTTCGGCCGCCGTACTGCCCGCCGACCGGCTGGGCCGGGCGCTGCCGTCCTTGCAGCTTTGCCGCCGCCTTGAACCGGGCGAACTGCTCCTGTTGAGCGTGACGAATCCAGCATCGTTCGACAGCCGCTATTTCGGCCCGGTCAGCGCATCCGCCGTGATCGGCGTTGCGCATCCGGTGTGGCCGGAGATACGCCCATGA
- a CDS encoding DMT family transporter: protein MNPLSWNPWLVLLIAGLFEIGWPLGLKMGAANAAMRYVGPAIAVACMAASGFFLWLSLKQIPIGTAYAVWTGIGSLGAFFVGVYVFGDTASLIRWVGIALVVAGIVCLKMG from the coding sequence ATGAACCCGTTGTCATGGAATCCATGGTTGGTTCTACTGATTGCCGGCCTGTTCGAAATCGGTTGGCCACTAGGCCTCAAGATGGGTGCGGCCAATGCAGCGATGCGCTACGTGGGGCCGGCGATTGCAGTTGCCTGTATGGCAGCCAGCGGCTTTTTCCTATGGTTATCTCTTAAACAGATCCCCATAGGAACAGCTTATGCGGTCTGGACCGGCATCGGTTCGCTGGGCGCGTTTTTCGTGGGCGTGTATGTGTTCGGCGATACCGCCTCCTTGATACGTTGGGTTGGAATTGCGCTGGTTGTTGCTGGCATCGTCTGTCTGAAAATGGGATAA
- a CDS encoding relaxase/mobilization nuclease domain-containing protein: MTDSRDDDFRVRPSAPKNRGKGQGQSFVSKVLKQAGKASSGKSAVRRPGAAGTGQRPGSRLGRGHTAARFAGAKLMPMSRRVTIKTLLVNHQRASPQSLAKHLRYIERDGAGRDGEPGRGYGPQADEADLDAFKERCADDRHHFRFIVSPEDGAELDDLRTYTRHLVSRMEADLGTRLDWVAVDHWNTDNPHTHLIVRGRDDTGKDLIIAGDYIAHGFRHRAAELATEWLGPRTELEIQQTLRREVEQERWTSLDRTLQRETGEDGRVHVERLNEPRLQRQRLLLIGRLQRLQRLGLADEVQPGTWAIHADAEKTLRALGERGDIIRTMQRAMSGQPRELAVFEPGDDGRSLIGRVAAKGLADELHDRGYLIIDGTDGKAHYVALNARDELANYPTGAVVEVKGSTEVRTADKNIASLASDGLYRTDHHLVIEQGRATPGRDPQEVVAAHVRRLEALRRACIVERVAEGLWKVPDDLAERGRQYDAQRLGDVAVELKSHLPIERQARVIGATWLDQQLIGGGRGLGNLGFGGDTKQAIQQRADFLEEQGLAQRRGQRVILARNLLGTLRNRELVQAAKDIAAETGLEHRPVADGQRVAGIYRRSIMLASGRYAMLDDGMGFSLVPWRPVIEPRLGQQLAAKVIGGSASWELGRKPSIGIS, from the coding sequence ATGACCGACAGCCGCGACGACGACTTTCGCGTGCGCCCCAGCGCCCCGAAGAACCGGGGCAAGGGCCAGGGGCAGAGCTTCGTTTCCAAGGTGCTCAAGCAGGCCGGCAAAGCCAGCAGCGGCAAGTCGGCAGTACGCCGTCCTGGCGCGGCTGGCACCGGCCAGCGGCCCGGCTCTCGGCTCGGACGTGGCCACACGGCGGCGCGCTTCGCCGGGGCGAAGCTAATGCCCATGTCGCGGCGCGTGACCATCAAGACCTTGCTGGTCAATCACCAGCGGGCCAGCCCGCAATCGCTCGCCAAGCACCTGCGCTACATCGAGCGCGACGGCGCGGGTCGCGATGGCGAACCGGGCCGGGGCTACGGGCCACAGGCCGACGAAGCCGATCTGGACGCCTTCAAGGAACGCTGCGCCGACGACCGGCACCATTTCCGCTTCATCGTCTCGCCCGAGGACGGGGCCGAGCTGGACGACCTGCGCACCTACACCCGGCATCTGGTGAGCCGCATGGAAGCCGACCTGGGCACGCGGCTGGATTGGGTGGCGGTGGATCACTGGAACACCGACAACCCGCACACCCACCTGATCGTGCGCGGGCGCGACGACACCGGCAAAGACCTCATCATCGCGGGTGACTACATCGCCCACGGCTTCCGCCATCGCGCCGCCGAGCTGGCGACCGAGTGGCTGGGGCCGCGCACCGAACTGGAGATTCAGCAGACCTTGAGGCGCGAGGTGGAACAGGAGCGGTGGACGAGCCTGGATCGCACCTTGCAGCGCGAGACCGGCGAGGATGGCCGGGTGCATGTCGAACGGCTCAACGAGCCGAGGTTGCAACGCCAGCGCCTGCTGCTGATCGGCCGCCTGCAACGCTTGCAGCGCCTGGGCCTAGCCGACGAGGTGCAGCCCGGCACCTGGGCCATTCATGCCGATGCCGAGAAGACCTTGCGTGCCCTGGGTGAGCGTGGCGACATCATCCGAACGATGCAGCGGGCCATGAGCGGCCAGCCGCGTGAGCTGGCGGTGTTCGAGCCGGGCGACGATGGTCGCAGCCTCATCGGCCGCGTGGCCGCGAAGGGGCTTGCCGATGAGTTGCACGACCGAGGCTATCTGATCATCGACGGCACGGACGGTAAGGCCCACTACGTTGCACTGAACGCCCGCGACGAACTGGCGAACTATCCCACGGGCGCTGTGGTAGAGGTGAAGGGTTCGACTGAGGTGCGCACGGCCGACAAGAACATCGCCTCGCTGGCGAGCGATGGCCTGTACCGCACCGATCATCACCTGGTAATCGAGCAGGGCCGGGCTACGCCCGGACGCGACCCGCAGGAAGTCGTCGCCGCTCATGTCCGGCGGCTGGAAGCCCTGCGCCGGGCTTGCATCGTGGAGCGCGTGGCCGAAGGGCTATGGAAGGTACCGGACGACCTGGCCGAGCGTGGCCGCCAATACGACGCGCAACGGCTGGGCGATGTAGCCGTAGAGCTGAAATCACACCTTCCTATTGAACGGCAGGCCCGCGTCATCGGCGCGACTTGGCTTGACCAGCAACTGATCGGCGGTGGCCGTGGGCTGGGCAACTTGGGCTTTGGCGGTGATACCAAGCAGGCCATACAGCAGCGAGCCGATTTCCTCGAAGAACAGGGGCTGGCACAGCGCCGCGGGCAGCGCGTCATCCTCGCGCGCAACCTGCTGGGCACGCTACGCAATCGGGAACTAGTGCAGGCCGCGAAAGACATTGCGGCGGAAACCGGCCTAGAGCATCGCCCGGTGGCCGACGGGCAGCGCGTAGCCGGTATCTACCGGCGTTCCATTATGCTCGCCAGCGGGCGCTACGCGATGCTCGATGACGGCATGGGGTTCAGCCTTGTGCCGTGGCGGCCGGTAATTGAGCCGCGACTGGGACAACAGCTTGCCGCAAAGGTTATCGGCGGAAGTGCCTCTTGGGAACTTGGACGAAAGCCCAGTATCGGTATCAGTTAG
- the parA gene encoding ParA family partition ATPase yields MILALLNQKGGVGKTTLATHIAGELAMRGQHVVLLDADPQGSSLDWTQRRSQQGLPRLFSAVGLARETLHQEAPELARRADHVIIDGPPRIAALARSALLAAERVLIPVQPSPYDLWASSEMVSLIREAQVFRPLLRAAFVINRRVSTTIIGREARQSLAEQPLPALRSEVHQRIVFADSVAAGRLARETAPDSAAAREITALVDELLRWPT; encoded by the coding sequence ATGATCCTCGCTCTGCTCAACCAGAAAGGCGGTGTCGGCAAGACCACGCTCGCCACGCACATCGCGGGCGAACTGGCGATGCGCGGCCAGCATGTCGTCCTGCTCGATGCCGACCCGCAGGGTTCATCCCTGGACTGGACGCAGCGCAGAAGCCAGCAAGGCTTGCCACGGCTGTTCAGCGCCGTGGGCCTCGCACGCGAAACGCTGCATCAGGAAGCGCCAGAACTCGCCAGGCGGGCCGATCACGTCATCATCGACGGGCCGCCGCGCATCGCCGCCTTGGCGCGCTCCGCGCTGCTGGCGGCCGAGCGCGTGCTGATCCCGGTGCAGCCCAGCCCCTACGACCTCTGGGCCAGCTCGGAAATGGTTTCGCTGATCCGCGAGGCGCAGGTGTTCCGGCCGCTGCTCCGCGCGGCCTTCGTCATCAACCGGCGCGTCAGCACCACCATCATCGGGCGCGAGGCGCGGCAATCGCTCGCCGAACAGCCGCTGCCCGCGCTGCGCTCGGAGGTGCATCAGCGCATCGTCTTCGCCGACAGCGTGGCCGCTGGCCGGCTCGCACGCGAGACAGCGCCCGACAGTGCCGCCGCCCGCGAAATCACCGCCCTGGTGGACGAACTGCTGCGGTGGCCGACATGA
- a CDS encoding DUF3313 family protein, with the protein MKRPISLIHFVLLAGLTATLSGCASNGMTRSGFLGDYDVLGKTKYENVLLFKAPGFEPSRYREILVEDAQVVTATGRIGGLEAEQVRELLDHVNSELRHLQTKSEAPASSGRIRVRVAITTIETPNRAVNTLTTLLVGPVTTGGASLEFEAVDEQTDRRVAAASCFEHGNALADFKGSYTLLGHAKSAITTCLERINSAWRSAGS; encoded by the coding sequence ATGAAACGCCCTATTTCATTAATCCATTTTGTGCTGCTGGCAGGCCTCACGGCAACCTTATCTGGCTGTGCTTCAAACGGAATGACTCGATCAGGGTTTCTTGGTGATTACGATGTATTGGGAAAAACGAAGTACGAAAATGTTCTGCTCTTCAAGGCGCCAGGCTTTGAACCCAGTCGTTACCGGGAAATATTAGTCGAGGATGCTCAGGTAGTGACGGCAACTGGACGCATAGGTGGGCTTGAAGCTGAGCAAGTGCGAGAGCTTCTCGATCACGTCAACAGTGAACTGCGACATCTCCAAACTAAGTCCGAAGCTCCCGCATCGTCAGGCCGCATACGTGTGCGTGTGGCAATTACGACCATTGAGACGCCCAATAGAGCAGTCAACACCCTAACGACGTTGCTTGTTGGACCAGTGACAACTGGGGGAGCTAGTTTGGAGTTTGAGGCAGTAGATGAACAAACAGATCGTCGGGTGGCTGCTGCTAGCTGCTTCGAGCACGGCAACGCTCTCGCGGATTTCAAAGGCTCCTACACACTGCTCGGGCATGCAAAGTCTGCAATCACCACCTGCCTTGAACGGATCAATAGCGCTTGGAGAAGTGCTGGCTCGTGA
- a CDS encoding DUF2840 domain-containing protein gives MNAFAWPAANAAPAAPLPALSALAGQAGNVPLTRVSLAYLEHRFKLYLRFGEPARTLQLDRWRRCAVFLPGAMLCRIRWQANDYGTIRWQLMVMQACTPLDAAQRIPGVQPGARLLLHTEGDANVRAVLERIDGIEALGIAAIDVSPAYWRTLGNRLAARLALPEYTTERHTAWLAGKVLP, from the coding sequence ATGAACGCATTCGCTTGGCCTGCCGCGAACGCGGCACCGGCTGCGCCGCTGCCTGCGCTTTCGGCACTCGCCGGACAGGCCGGCAATGTGCCGCTGACGCGCGTTTCGCTGGCCTACCTCGAACATCGCTTCAAGCTCTACCTGCGCTTCGGCGAACCGGCGCGCACGCTTCAGCTCGACCGCTGGCGGCGCTGCGCGGTGTTCCTGCCGGGCGCGATGCTCTGCCGCATCCGCTGGCAGGCCAACGACTACGGCACGATCCGCTGGCAACTCATGGTGATGCAGGCTTGCACACCGCTGGACGCGGCGCAGCGCATCCCCGGTGTTCAGCCGGGCGCGCGCTTGCTCCTACACACCGAAGGCGATGCCAACGTGCGCGCCGTGCTGGAGCGCATCGACGGCATCGAGGCGCTGGGCATCGCTGCCATCGACGTGTCGCCGGCGTACTGGCGCACGCTGGGCAACCGTCTTGCGGCTCGCCTTGCGCTGCCCGAATACACCACCGAGCGGCATACCGCCTGGCTGGCCGGGAAGGTGCTGCCATGA
- a CDS encoding efflux RND transporter permease subunit has translation MKITEMALRASRLTYLAAVIILVAGIATFLNFPSQEEPSVTIRDAVVAVLNPGMPAERVEQLIARPIEERLRELAEVKRVTTTVRAGGAVIQVTIWERYTDLAPIWQRVRAKVADAQPLLPQGTLGPFVNDDFGRVAVASIAVTAPGYSMGEMRVSLKEMRDRLYALPGVDRISFYGLQEERVYLEFDRPKLAQLGLTPQGVIDQLVKQNVVLSGGQIAIGGINASLAVSGEVRDAASLRALPIMMAQAQGARGASPAPSISLGELARVQVQPADPPESAAVYKGQPAVVMAVSMTSGQNVEQFGVALKSRVAELEKLLPAGFELSYVTFQADVVKREMGKMNQVMIETIVIVLGVVVLFLGWRTGFIVGMIVPLTILGALIVMRALNIELQSVSMAAIIIALGLLVDNGIVIAEDIERRLAAGEDRKQACLEAGRTLALPLLTSSLVIVIAFSPFFFGQSATSEYLRSLVIVLALTLLGSWLLCLTVTPLLCYHFTKVHHQPANDAQTYNTRFYRGYRKLLEWVLDHKAIYVGVMTGALAVALYGFTTLPYDFLPKSDRVQFQIPVQLAPGTDSRLTLAKVKEVSGWLGDQEINPEITDHIGYVADGGPRFILGLNPPLPASNIAYFVVTVKAGTNIDVVIARTRAYFAQHHGDVRAEPQRFSLGTTEAGTAVYRVSGPDHEVLMNAAAKIESALRELPGTANIKNNWDTRVGRLDVRVDQDRARRAGVTTDDIAAWLGTRYIGQSISVIRDGDTSVPIVMRGTSNDRRSTADVGSTTIYPASGGQPVSLAQVADVTLASEPSVIQRRNLIRTVTVQGQNTAYTAQEIVDHLAPRIAAIELPAGYAIELGGEIEESAESNASLTHYMPFALLAMLLLFIWQFNSFRKLIVILATIPFTLIGVVIALKATGTPFSFMATFGVLALFGIIVNNAVLLLEQIEHGLSEGLARHEALVGAAMQRLRPIVMTKVTCIAGLVPLMLFAGPLWKGMAIGMIGGLALGTLVTLGLIPLLYEVLFGMKWPGSKRSHEAVQQPVQPV, from the coding sequence ATGAAGATCACAGAAATGGCGCTGCGCGCCAGCAGACTCACCTACCTTGCCGCGGTCATCATTCTTGTTGCCGGCATTGCCACGTTTCTCAATTTCCCTTCGCAGGAAGAGCCATCGGTCACGATTCGAGATGCGGTTGTTGCCGTTCTGAACCCTGGCATGCCAGCCGAACGTGTTGAGCAGTTGATCGCGCGTCCGATCGAGGAGCGTTTGCGGGAGCTGGCCGAGGTCAAGCGTGTAACCACAACCGTTCGCGCGGGCGGGGCCGTCATACAGGTCACGATCTGGGAGCGGTACACCGACCTAGCCCCCATATGGCAGCGCGTTCGCGCGAAGGTTGCCGATGCTCAGCCTCTGCTTCCACAGGGTACGTTGGGGCCATTTGTCAACGACGACTTCGGCCGTGTTGCCGTGGCCTCCATTGCGGTGACCGCGCCGGGCTACTCCATGGGCGAAATGCGTGTGTCGTTGAAAGAGATGCGCGATCGCCTATACGCGCTTCCCGGCGTTGATCGCATCAGCTTCTACGGCTTGCAGGAAGAGCGCGTCTATCTCGAATTTGATCGACCAAAACTAGCCCAGCTTGGATTGACCCCACAAGGGGTGATCGATCAACTCGTTAAACAAAACGTCGTGCTTTCAGGCGGGCAAATCGCCATCGGTGGCATCAACGCTTCGCTGGCTGTTAGTGGAGAGGTTCGCGACGCCGCTTCGCTGCGCGCGTTGCCGATCATGATGGCGCAAGCTCAGGGTGCGCGCGGTGCTTCGCCTGCTCCTTCAATCTCACTGGGAGAGCTTGCGCGCGTGCAGGTACAACCTGCAGATCCTCCCGAGTCTGCTGCAGTCTATAAGGGCCAGCCTGCCGTAGTGATGGCAGTGTCCATGACCTCGGGCCAGAACGTGGAGCAATTCGGCGTAGCCCTCAAATCCCGTGTGGCCGAGCTTGAGAAACTTCTGCCCGCAGGTTTCGAGCTCTCCTATGTGACATTCCAGGCAGACGTCGTCAAACGTGAAATGGGCAAGATGAACCAGGTGATGATCGAAACGATTGTCATCGTGCTCGGCGTCGTCGTCCTTTTCCTGGGATGGCGCACAGGATTCATCGTCGGGATGATCGTGCCGCTTACCATTCTGGGGGCACTGATCGTGATGCGCGCGCTGAACATCGAGCTGCAAAGTGTTTCGATGGCAGCCATCATCATCGCTTTGGGGCTCTTGGTAGACAACGGCATCGTGATTGCCGAAGACATTGAACGGCGCTTGGCAGCCGGTGAAGACCGCAAACAGGCTTGTCTCGAAGCGGGTCGTACCCTCGCACTGCCGCTGCTGACGTCCTCATTGGTTATCGTCATCGCCTTCTCCCCGTTCTTCTTCGGCCAGAGTGCGACGAGTGAGTATCTGCGCTCTCTCGTCATTGTCCTCGCGCTCACGTTACTCGGATCTTGGCTGTTGTGTCTGACCGTCACTCCACTGCTGTGCTACCACTTCACCAAAGTGCATCATCAACCGGCGAATGACGCGCAAACCTACAACACACGCTTCTATCGCGGCTATCGCAAGTTGCTTGAGTGGGTGCTTGACCACAAGGCGATCTACGTTGGTGTGATGACGGGTGCATTGGCCGTAGCTCTGTACGGATTCACGACACTGCCATACGACTTCTTGCCGAAGTCCGACCGAGTTCAATTCCAAATACCGGTGCAGCTCGCCCCTGGAACGGATTCACGGCTCACTCTTGCCAAAGTGAAGGAAGTGAGCGGCTGGCTCGGTGATCAAGAAATCAACCCCGAAATCACGGATCACATTGGCTACGTCGCTGACGGTGGGCCGCGCTTCATCCTTGGGCTCAATCCCCCATTGCCAGCATCGAACATCGCGTACTTTGTCGTGACGGTCAAGGCAGGCACCAACATTGACGTCGTGATTGCCCGAACTCGGGCTTACTTCGCGCAGCATCATGGAGATGTACGCGCAGAGCCTCAGCGGTTCTCGCTAGGCACTACCGAAGCCGGCACAGCCGTCTACCGGGTCAGTGGGCCGGATCATGAGGTGCTGATGAATGCGGCGGCGAAAATTGAGTCCGCGCTACGGGAGCTGCCAGGTACGGCCAACATCAAGAACAACTGGGATACCCGTGTCGGCCGTCTCGATGTTCGGGTCGATCAAGATCGTGCGCGACGTGCTGGCGTCACCACCGACGACATAGCTGCCTGGCTTGGCACCCGCTACATCGGCCAGTCGATCTCTGTGATCCGAGATGGCGATACCAGCGTGCCAATCGTGATGCGCGGGACGTCCAATGATCGGCGCAGCACTGCGGACGTTGGTTCGACGACCATCTATCCAGCGTCGGGTGGCCAGCCGGTTTCCCTGGCGCAAGTGGCCGATGTCACGCTCGCTAGCGAGCCGTCTGTGATCCAGCGCCGCAATCTCATTCGTACAGTCACAGTTCAGGGGCAGAACACCGCATACACCGCGCAAGAGATCGTGGATCACCTCGCACCTCGGATCGCCGCAATTGAACTACCTGCAGGCTATGCCATAGAGCTTGGTGGAGAAATTGAGGAATCGGCTGAATCGAATGCATCGCTCACGCACTACATGCCGTTCGCTCTTCTGGCGATGTTGCTGCTATTCATCTGGCAGTTCAACTCCTTCCGCAAGCTGATCGTGATTCTCGCAACGATTCCCTTCACGTTGATTGGGGTCGTGATTGCACTGAAGGCAACAGGCACTCCTTTCAGCTTCATGGCGACATTCGGGGTGCTTGCGCTGTTCGGAATCATCGTCAACAACGCCGTTCTTCTGCTCGAACAAATTGAACACGGCCTCTCGGAAGGTCTCGCCCGACATGAAGCCCTGGTGGGAGCTGCGATGCAGCGGCTGCGTCCAATCGTGATGACCAAGGTGACCTGTATCGCGGGTCTCGTGCCCCTGATGTTGTTTGCGGGGCCGCTGTGGAAGGGCATGGCCATCGGCATGATCGGTGGTCTCGCACTTGGCACGCTCGTGACGCTTGGCCTGATTCCGTTGCTCTACGAGGTGCTGTTCGGAATGAAGTGGCCGGGCAGCAAACGGAGTCACGAGGCGGTACAACAACCAGTGCAACCGGTCTGA